A part of Gambusia affinis linkage group LG19, SWU_Gaff_1.0, whole genome shotgun sequence genomic DNA contains:
- the kcnj4 gene encoding ATP-sensitive inward rectifier potassium channel 12: MTGAMGSRSNRYSIVSDIIPEEELQKISSLALYNGHGSAKVKEQSDAEREDSRRKPGASTVVSGSSRQRGMNNYNGKVLTRGSSQVRSRFVKKNGQCNVVFTNMEDRSQRYLADIFTTCVDIRWRYLLLIFCTSFLISWLIFGVIFYSVALAHGDFDEPTTQKSNVLVAGMYGASSGHTVGGQTQRMPCILHVHGFVGALLFSMETQTTIGYGWRCVTEECPLAVLTVVIQSIVGCIIDSFMIGTIMAKMARPKKRNQTLMFSKNAVIALRDGKLCLMWRVGNLRRSHIVEAHVRAQLIRSYVTAEGEFIPLEQMDLNVGYDEGTDRLFLVSPLVIVHEIDKDSPLYTLSRADLEADDFEIVVILEGMVEATAMTTQFRSSYLAREIFWGHRFEPVIYEDRDRYKVDYARFHNTYEVTSTPHLSAKELDEAASRASSTASPASAHRSTLDLIPRSLTAFCYENEVALSCAEEEEEDIFDSTQMVGKDRAEERRTSVDFQSMFHDTATITSGSHHVMCVLDMDNNQMEFDILQTTIPLDPVSYKSEQEA; encoded by the exons ATGACAGGTGCCATGGGAAGTAGATCCAACAG GTACAGCATTGTGTCAGACATCATACCGGAGGAGGAGCTACAGAAGATTTCTAGCCTTGCGCTCTACAACGGTCACGGTTCTGCCAAGGTGAAGGAGCAGAGCGACGCAGAAAGAGAGGACAGCAGAAGGAAGCCCGGAGCCTCCACTGTCGTGTCCGGCTCCAGCAGACAAAGAGGCATGAACAACTACAATGGGAAGGTCCTGACGAGGGGCTCCAGCCAAGTCCGGAGCcgttttgtgaagaaaaatggGCAATGCAACGTGGTGTTCACCAACATGGAAGACAGGAGTCAGCGCTACCTTGCCGACATCTTCACCACCTGCGTGGACATCCGCTGGAGATACCTACTCCTTATATTCTGCACCAGCTTCCTGATCTCATGGCTGATCTTTGGTGTAATCTTTTACAGTGTTGCCCTTGCACACGGGGACTTTGATGAGCCCACTACTCAGAAATCTAATGTGCTGGTGGCAGGAATGTATGGAGCCTCCTCTGGGCACACAGTCGGTGGGCAGACACAAAGGATGCCCTGCATACTGCATGTTCATGGCTTTGTTGGGGCGCTCCTCTTCTCCATGGAGACCCAGACTACTATTGGCTATGGCTGGCGCTGTGTTACAGAGGAGTGTCCTCTGGCTGTGTTGACAGTGGTTATACAGTCTATTGTTGGTTGCATCATTGACTCCTTCATGATTGGCACCATCATGGCGAAGATGGCACGGCCAAAGAAGAGAAACCAGACCCTGATGTTCTCCAAAAACGCTGTCATTGCTCTTCGCGATGGAAAACTGTGTCTAATGTGGCGAGTGGGCAACCTGCGGAGGAGCCACATCGTGGAAGCTCACGTCCGCGCGCAGCTCATACGATCGTATGTCACAGCTGAGGGTGAGTTCATCCCTTTGGAACAGATGGACCTCAATGTGGGCTATGACGAAGGCACGGACAGGCTGTTTTTAGTGTCTCCGCTGGTCATAGTCCATGAGATAGATAAAGATAGCCCCTTGTACACCTTGAGCCGAGCTGATCTGGAAGCAGACGACTTTGAGATTGTTGTGATCTTGGAGGGGATGGTGGAGGCCACAGCCATGACCACGCAGTTCCGTAGTTCTTACCTCGCGAGAGAAATCTTCTGGGGTCACAGGTTTGAGCCAGTGATCTATGAGGACCGGGACCGCTACAAGGTTGACTACGCACGATTCCACAATACCTACGAGGTCACGTCAACGCCCCATCTCAGCGCAAAAGAGCTCGATGAAGCAGCGAGCCGAGCGTCCTCCACTGCATCTCCTGCATCAGCACATAGGTCTACGCTAGACTTGATCCCGCGGTCTTTGACTGCCTTCTGCTATGAGAACGAGGTAGCACTGAGCtgtgcagaggaggaagaggaagacatATTTGACTCCACACAGATGGTAGGGAAGGACAGGGCAGAAGAGAGGAGGACTTCTGTTGACTTTCAAAGTATGTTTCACGACACAGCAACCATAACCTCAGGCAGTCACCATGTCATGTGTGTTCTGGACATGGACAATAACCAGATGGAGTTTGACATCCTACAGACTACGATTCCTCTTGATCCAGTCAGCTATAAAAGTGAGCAAGAGGCCTAG